In bacterium, a single window of DNA contains:
- the rsmI gene encoding 16S rRNA (cytidine(1402)-2'-O)-methyltransferase has protein sequence MPGKLYIVATPIGNLEDISFRALRTLKEVDVIAAEDTRVTKRLLSHFDIHTPLISYHQHSKAEKSERILEMLLGDKNVALVSDAGTPGISDPGHELIALCIGEGVSVESIPGPTAVITALVISGLPTAHFAFDGFPPRKSGERKAFFQALKHEMRTICLYESPLRLMKTLESIRDELDDRQVVIVREATKMFEETYRGTVSGAIEHFTEHKPRGEFVIILGGAHAVEAEEEPHVSIESRLTQLMESGESERDAVRRVMIEFKLPKRQVYAAALRLKASREGQA, from the coding sequence AACTCTACATAGTCGCCACACCAATAGGCAATCTCGAAGATATCTCCTTCAGGGCGCTGCGCACGCTCAAAGAAGTGGATGTCATTGCTGCTGAAGACACCAGGGTCACAAAACGACTGCTGAGTCATTTTGATATCCATACCCCTCTGATCTCATATCACCAGCACAGCAAGGCCGAAAAGTCGGAGCGGATACTTGAAATGCTTCTTGGCGACAAGAATGTCGCGCTGGTCTCCGATGCAGGGACTCCAGGCATATCCGATCCCGGTCACGAGCTTATCGCGCTATGCATCGGCGAGGGTGTGAGTGTGGAATCTATTCCCGGCCCCACTGCAGTGATAACCGCGCTGGTTATATCCGGCCTGCCGACGGCCCACTTCGCGTTCGACGGCTTTCCACCTCGCAAGTCAGGCGAGCGCAAGGCGTTTTTTCAGGCACTGAAGCACGAAATGCGGACAATATGCCTCTATGAGTCACCTTTAAGGCTCATGAAGACACTTGAATCGATCCGCGATGAACTCGATGACAGGCAGGTCGTCATAGTCCGCGAGGCCACCAAGATGTTTGAAGAGACCTATCGCGGGACAGTGAGCGGGGCGATCGAGCACTTTACCGAGCATAAACCGCGCGGTGAGTTCGTGATTATACTCGGAGGAGCCCATGCTGTGGAGGCAGAGGAAGAACCACATGTCAGCATTGAGAGTCGGCTTACGCAATTGATGGAGTCAGGCGAGTCTGAGCGCGATGCCGTGCGGCGTGTGATGATCGAGTTCAAACTGCCAAAGCGCCAGGTCTA